A stretch of DNA from Glycine max cultivar Williams 82 chromosome 18, Glycine_max_v4.0, whole genome shotgun sequence:
GTGTAACCTATTATTTGTGTTGCGTGCTTAAGTCAAGTAATTCGATTACACTTGCAAGCTCGAgtataattcattttttgtgtTATGAGCCAACGCCAAACAATTTGATTATTGATGTTTCTGTCACAATCAATTGATTGTTGACATCTCCACATGTGTGTACATTGTGGTCATGTCTTCGTTTCTATAATTCATTGGGAATAATTGTTGTTGATTCTGATTGAGTGATCcttcttgatttaaaattattgcctCCTAGTCAATCGACTATTAATCTTTTTATGGGTTGATTATCTTCTAATCATGCCTTGTTAAACTGCTTGATAACCTGTCATGTTGTTACTTTCGTTACGAATAAAGAGAGACTTTCACCCTTGTCAATCACGTTAAGGTGTTTCGAGAGGCAACACCTGAGTATGCATGAACCTGGTTAATCGTAGACGGAAGTCAAGCTTAGTGAGTGTTGTACTTGTGTTCCTTAAGGATGTGCTTAGTTTACCACCTAAGTGCAATATTGAGAATCTTGTAGGTGTAGTAGCCATAGAAACCTATAATCGTACTTCTTGGGAGATGTCTGGTATATAGTTGTTTAAGAGTATAGAGTAGTTAGAAAAGTTATGAGAAGTAGTTAGGATGCTTAGTGTGAAACCTTAAGAGAATGTAAAGTCGTTAGTAGGGCGTTGCTTTGCTGAACATAAAGGGGTTCAAGAGTGAATGTTCTTGTGAAAGGTAGATCACCTAAAGAATTAGTGATGATAGTTGTATGATTAGTGAGGTAGATATTAGTTCTCTCTACCTTAATTCGAGCAAAGTCTGAGGGTGCTTCGAGGAATACTTTAGTACCTATCGTGACCTCTGCGTGTACTTGGTCATGTCTTAACATGATGGATGCCCCTGTGTGTTCGTGGGATGCATGGACAGGATCTCCCACCCTGAGTTAGCTCTTGTAGTGGTTTCGATGATTAATGCTTAGTGTGTTTTTGGTTAATTTGGATTATGGGGTGTATCTTAAGGTTCTTATAGACCTTTGGGAATCACGTTTCGTGCTAAGAGTtttgttatgcattttagtTAGATGAGGATGACCCTTAGAGTATGCTACGTCTAGGTGAGAGATAGTTATAAATCCTTCTTGGATCGAAGTTGTTTTGAGATAAGAGGAAACCTGATATTAAGATGAGATGCCCTTAACTAGTAGTCGAACCAAGAAATTGTTTTAGGATTCCTTGAATTAACATTAACCCTTGTTAGAGATGACTTAAGTAAATTTCTGCCATGGACAATGGGATAATATCATCACTATGGATCCCTGTCGTCTTCATTATCTTTTTAACCTTCTCCTGTATTTCCTACTTCTTCAAATTCTTTAAGCGTTTCAACTCCTCCTCCCTCTCCTTTTGTTTTATAGCCATTCTCtcctcttttctctttctctgctCTTTCCTTGCATTCGTCTTCTTCCTTACTGATCCCTCCACCTTCCAAGCATGACCCAACACCCTATCTCCTGGATTTTCCTGAAATATGTATTCACATTCTTCCTATCTCTCGAGCTCCATCTCATCCTCTGAAATCTCTTACAATTCATCCTCTCCAACATTAAAATTCTTCCCATTCTTGCCAATCCACAATTTGACCCAACACCTTATCAAGTTGATCCGTTGTTGATCCGTAGAAGgctttacggatcaacttgatccgtaagccaAACTTGATCTGTAAAAGTAAAATCAACACGGATTAAGTTGATCTGTGGAAGACtggcggatcaacttgatccatggAAAACtcgcggatcaacttgatccgcactTGGTTCGCAAGTCTTCCACGGGTCAACTTGATCCgcacaaggaaaaaaaacaggAGCATTTGTGGAATTTTTAAaggatgttgggtgcaccagcaataacgCTGGGTGCATTTAACAACAccctaaatttaattattattaatattatattataaatataaatatgttatatataattcttaTTAAACTTGATgacttttgttattattatatttgatgtgtttgtttatttttattgtgagTGTTGTTTGATTGTTAGAgtttgtgagaaaaaaaaatcttttaaaacttgaaaaaaaattataaaagttataaacacatgtatttctttcttgtataatttgaaataaaaaataattttaactttagttacaaaactaataaataattttataaaagattatttattaaatattttttagaacttagatatttaaataattaaagtataaaaaaaattcagtccCCTTTAATGGTTTCCTGGATCGGTGCCTATTCATATCCTAAGTCACCATATTTCTTACCCTATTATGTTATGTGACATCTAAATTGCAATTTGATAACGGCATGCAAATTAGAATTGTGTCACCATATTTCTTACCCTATTATGTTATGTGACATCTAAATTGCAATTTGATAACGGCATGCAAATTACAATTGCGTCACCATATTTCTTACCGTATCATGTTATGTGACATCTAAATTGCAATTTGATAACGGCATGCAAATTACAATTGCGTCACCATATTTCTTACCCTATTATGTTATGTGACATCTAAATTGCAATTTGATAACGGCATGCAAATTACAATTGCTATTCCCATTACTAGATCTCTCATTTGGGTCCATGCTATGATCAAAGCTAGAGTTGCTCAAGTGTCAATGTCAACTATGATGCACAAGAATTGCAATTAGGTCCACCATTGTGCAAggaaaatttcattatttgattGGCTGCTAGTGtatgttagaaatatttttggaGGAATTGGGGTCGTTGCTGATGATCGATCATGAAGTGTATTTAATGCTCATTTTTCTATAGTTTCAGGGTGATCATGAACTGCATGCATATATTGCTGATTGAAAGCCTTTCTATTTCTTCTAAAGTTTCTGATGAAGTTCATCATTCCCCTTTTGACCCTGATTTTTTCTGAGCACATAGTTGATTGGCTCCTGTGAATGACATGATGTGAAAGGCCATGCTAGTTGTTGGGGGAAGAAATAAAGTAGTgacaataattaatgaaaaaataaaaaaaaggacaaaagagTAAAGTAAGACCAGCTAATTATGAGTTCGTATGGATTTCACGTGCTGTTTTGAAAGAAGATTTTCCTTGATGATTTCCCACAAGTACTTTTATTCTTTTGGTTTAAAAAACATAAGGATCAGAAAAGGGTGcatcttattaaaaattaaagataagttTCTTGCGACACTCATCGAGTCATTAGAAGAGTCTTTGGACTCTTTTTGGTGTCAACTAGCCATATATTCGGTTCCTTATACCGTGAGGTTTTCTTAGAACTTTTCACGTCAAtggattataatttataaatataaaaaataaactgtaTTTTTCGtccctaaatttttaaaatttttttaattattaaattttttatttatatttttaatcttttaattttttatttattgtttttcacCAATGATTAAAATCAACAATTCAGACAAGCTAAATCATATAATTCAGATCGCATTctgctacaaaaaaaaaaaaaaaaagagagaaaaaaagcaCACTACACTTCTCAATTTCATCTCAATGTTCCTCCGTGAGTGCCCGTTTCTCTTCCTCCTCTAACCTTGCAAGCCATTTGAATCCAAGCTCACACCCTGCTTTTGCCGCTATCTGAAACTTTTCTCTTGCCATCTCTACTGGATCAATTGCAAGAGCTCCCTTATTCCTCCCCCGTCTATGAGCTGCAGCACCTCTCGTCAAACTGAACTTTATTACCGATTCTGGAACCTCAACACCTGAGGcacaataatttcttttattagtaCCAAACACTAAACAGGATAAAAAAAGCTATGTACAATGCAAGCCACCAGACCCAGCTGGGAGACATTCAAGTGAGGTGAAgctaattatcttttaatcttcAAATTAGTATGTTACGTCAGTGAGAAGATTAAATCCATGATCTCCTTATCGCTCCAACCCTTATGCCCTGCCCCCCAACCACGAAATCACCTTATTAAGGAAGTAATATGAATATCTTCCTTGCTTTCAAAGTGTGGCAGCCACGATTAAAATGCAAACAAACAGGTTGTTAGGTACTTCATCTCAAGGGCAATGCATCTTTCTCATTCATCATCGTGACTTGTCAGTTTGCCACTATAGATATGTTTTGGCAAATCATCTCTTGAGTATGCAGATCAATTGTCAATGGTATTTTGTTCTTCACACGTACCCACCCACATATCAGTAGTAGTATCCAATGtactaataaaaatttagaatctAGTTTGTCTTCACACCAgatcaatttcaatttcaaccaTTCCGTGGAAGACATTACGAGTAGTAGAGCTAAAGATGCCTATAGTTGCCAATCATGAACTTACTAAGACCATAATAATGTTGCCTATAACAATGATATACCACATAATTAGGTGAAAGTGGAGAACATAGAATGAAAAGCTTACCTTTAAGAAGAAGAGATCCATATGCTATAGCAGCCCCAGCATGGCCCTACATGTTTAAGGGGAGTAAAATTTAGAACCAAGGCATACTCTTTACACAAGCAgctaaatatttatattgtttacACATGCAAATGACAAAACGGCAATAAACCTATTAGGTTGAACGCTTGTAGATTAACTGGGCCATAAAATTTTCAAGGACCATATATCTAGGTGCaaactttttttctcataataaaaaatttcacaagGCAAGATTAAATGCAGTCATTCATTAAATATGAGAAATTAATACTTATTAATATACAGCTACACATTCAACAAAATGTTCCCTTTCCCTCCAATCCTCCATCATTCATATAAAAACCAAGTGTTTTCCCAGTAGATGGAGTTGGCTATGCGGGTCAACGAAAGCCACAATGTTCTGTCATACATCACGTCTATAGAGTATAGACAAATTATGGacttctaaatttttatttaatgttctGCCTATAGTTTTTCTCAGTCTTCCCACTGCTAGCTATTCAGCTACTCTTCTGATCTACTGTCCTTATAGGGGGTTATAAGTATTAAGTATTCTATAACAGgagctaaagaaaaaaaaagtattaagtaTTCTCCACACAtgcccaaatcaaatcacaTAGGCCATGTTTTCTATAACAAGAGCTATCTCAACTTCTTCCCTAGTGCATTCATTCCTAATCTTATCATGACTAGCATGTCCACCACTCATCAACTGCAACATTCTCATCACTTCTACATTGACCATTTAGATCTTCTCAGAATCTTTTCCCCTAATGTTATTCCTTGAATAAAGCTTCTAAAtccttaaaattttatcttatggtGCTCTTCTAACCCCAACTAAGGTTGAATATGCACTAATTACATTAAATCTCCCCTTCCACTACAAACTTAAGAACTATAATCCTATCAACATCACTCTTCCAATACTTGAAGTTTTCAATGACAATTTTACCCAGCCTATTTGTTTTTAGCAATGTACAACAACTTAAAACCTACAGTGTCTAATTCTCTTTCCTTTCTCCTACAAACTTAATTTTATGCAGTCACATAAAATTAATCTTCCTACTAATCATGGTGTTTCATGGTGTTTACTACTTCAATTGTTTTACCTACAAGAGTGCCTATACTCCATGTTCCAAAGCAAATCCTCTTCCCATGAACTAAATTTTTTACCACACACACATGTAAGCCCCTGCTTATTTTTCACTACATCTAGGCAGGGATGCAGTCACTCCTTTACTCCTTTGACATATGTACTTCAGCCATACAATGCACTGCTTCCAGTCTACAGGCAACAACCTAGCATTAACATCATCATCACCTAGTTCGATCCATTTCTACAAAGTTTTACGTTGATTGTGGATTGCCTAACACAAACCTCACCTTTTATCCGGTCTTGGGCTGGCCATCAAAAGATTTGCAGCAAACAACAGCATGGCAGGTTTCATCATTCATTTATTATGATTGGGCAAAGACATCTGCATTTATTTGTGTCTTCAATATTACCTCCTCACCGATCACTAGCAACAAATCTTTAAGTATAAACAGTGCTTAGAAACTCCTAACTCCTGAACAAATGCCAACTTTGAAGGCCACCATACAAACTGaaccttcataatttttttcaaaaaaggtCTATTTCCCACATAGTCCACCAGTTTAGAAGACAAACTCAACAGGACACTTGATTTAAATAACACAAGCTTCAGTAAACCAGTGAGTTCTAAAagcaaaattaagaaaaaatataactaacaaaattttaattactgcAAATCAGAGCACGAGTAATCAATTAAACTCCATTGCACTTCATGGCTCATGAAGCATTCTCTTTTGCCTTGTTATCAATTCCAAATAGTGGCACGTAGCAGCCGACCCGAAAAATGCGAAAAGCAGGATAGCACATAGGATGAtcctatattaaaaaaataaatacagtcACGTGTGTGTAAGAGCATCTTCAGTGCTCTCCATATAAGAAACCCACTTTATGCCACCTCAATTTTAAGCAACCCAATCAGTTTTCCCTCTAATGGGAATTCCTATTAACAAGTTGCTGGAATCACAAATATCCCATCTTCTCCAACATCCCACTCCATATTCTCTCTCCTATCTTTCCAATTTAATTGTTAAGCAACTCTTTCCAATTTTAAGCAACCCAAAATCACATGTGGCAcaccaaaataatatttaattgttaagCAACTCAAGCATTGTAGTTAAGCAACTACATTGTAGATGCTCTAATGCTCATAAGACAAGTAAGTTAATGACTAttcataatttcaataaaaaaaataaagacttgCACAAAACATACAGGTAAATAACAAAAGTGAAGGAAACAGTAACATAGCATTAATAGAGACTGAAAACAGGTGAAGTGGTTATCTCCAGTGAAGGTGGGTGGGCAAGAGAAGAGGTATGCACTTCAGGGGGAAGTGCAAACTAAATAAATCATAACCAGATGATATCGAAATTCCAACATATGTTGAACTAGTCTAATTGACCAGACTAATGAAAAAAGAGCATAAAGAAAACAATGCTGAAATGCAGAACCGGGTGCGAGCATTTTACGGAAAACCAATGacttaaatttgattaattggtatattttatttcctatttacCTTTTCCGATGCTCTGTGGAAACACCACAATGCAGAAGCAATATCTTTCTTGACACAGTCGCCTGTCAAATATACAGCACCCAAAAGGTAAAGAGCACCTGGATGCAACTAGAACATAACATACCCCAAGTAAGGTTTAGATAGACATGCTGAAATCATGGTAAGAAAACACCTTCCATAGGGTTACGTACCTGGTCCACAGCTTTCTCCAAATAATAAAAAGCTTGTTGATCAGACTGGACATAGTCATTCTGTCtccaaaaatattgtaaaaacaaatagtaaaacaaAACTAAAGAATTCTCTCTGGATCACCATACTTCCCAAAGTATTCAATGATATGTACATCATCGAAATCTAATAGAATTGCACAACTATGATGCATAGATACAATACATGTATCCAATCCAATACAATACATATCTGATATGGAAATACAATTactctaaaaatatataacaaataagatatacATCTAGATATCTAAGATATGTATAAAAGTTCATAAaacataatacatatataattgtaACTGTAAATCCAAATTAATAACACTTCTTGGCCattactaaaaacaaaaataaaaattataatcatcatAAATCAACTCCTATTGTCTACAAATAGGAATAATATCAATCTCATTTCTTTCTTGAAATTATCCATAAAGAGGACAATTACTAATTTCGGTTCATTAAGGgacaatatttttatgtttccataTCATACATGCTTCTATGTCTCATGTGCAGCTCTATTGAGTTTTCACGACTATTTTTAAAGGCTTGGATACTTCACAGATACGTATCAGTCAAGTATCTAGGTGGAGTATTTAAGAGTATTAGTATCGGTATTGAATATGTAACGGATATAGATACGTGATGTAAATTAAAGTATATGTGCTTCATAATCAGGCAACCAAAGAATCAAGGAACTATTATCAATTCACCATTATGAATACAAAAGATCACGGCCAGGCCATTTCTTTCTGCACTTTAGCCTACCATCGCTCTCCCCAAGGTAATATCTCATTTATTAACCACAAAAAACAATCAGAATCTTAAATTTGCAAATAGTGATTCACGGAGGCATTAACGAATTATTGCAATCATAAGCTCAGTTTGCAAAGTTGGTTGTATGTACATAAATGATGTCATCACAATATAAGGGTTAGAGTACCCTCACCTCAACTCTTAGATGACAACCCAATGCATACTGTGCCTCAGGATCACCCATTTCTGCTGCTTCTACCAATAATGCTGCCCCTCTGTTTACATGGGGAAAAGGGAATATATGGTTATGCATTCATGGTTGATAGATTGAGAGTATTTGTATGTGATTTGAAAAAACAACCAAGCACAAAAGAACTCAAACTAGTCATCGCTACTCAGTGAACCGACAGGTACACTACACATAGTCAATGGAAACTGTTTAAAAAATGGCATAAAAAGAACagtaaataataaaacctcaaaagtGACATGAAGGTCATtgattttaaaaaggaaaaaatcaaCAGAGAATATCTTAGAAAGCTGCATCATCATACTACACAAAATGAGATTTATAATGTATTGAGGCATTCCATTTCATGACTGATTTTTACTTGGCCCTTCCTTGTGGATTGCTACTTGGTTGAGTTCACATCAGAAAGTAGCTTAACTAGAACAATTTTGTAGGGAATCATAAGTTCCATACAGTGACTttcataataagttaattaaagagtaaattacactaaCTGTCCAGTCTACCCTGAGGTTTCATGACATTACACAAACATCCTCTGCTTTTTTCTACTCCTACACTAACCCTCCTTAATTTTTGAGTTATACATTACACTAACCCCCTTGATTGTTTGAAAAACATTCCACCGGACTCCCCTAAAGGGAGGTTATTGTAAAGCCTAAAAAGGCATTGGGGTGTTTGTGTAATTTCACAAAACCTCAAAGGTGGttagtgtaatttactctatCTTAAAAGAAATAAGGCTTGTTTTTCAAGTATTAGTTGAAAAAGAATGAATGTTAAATAGTAATGTGAAAACGACCTATTTTTCtggtatgaaaaacttaattaagccaAGAAACAATAGAATTAGAATCATATGGTACAGTAATTCTACATTTATTGATGGAGCATGATGCGGAGAAAGAATTGACTTACACAGCTTTATTAGCTCCTGGAACAGGGTATTTCATATGCAATCTGGACAACCAATACCTAGCATGGGTATTGGTATTATCAGCTTCCAAAGCAAGCTCGAAATTCTCCTTAGCTGTCTAATATTGAACCTCAAATAACTAAAGGtcctctttttcttctcatgCATCAAATCTcaaataaagaaacaaatagCAGCAAAAATAGGTGGAGAAAGCATTTTCATTACCCTGAGAAGAGAAACAATGCCCGAATGCTTGGGATCGGAATAATCGATGACTCTATCAACCTCCTTCAAAGCATTCCAGCCTTTTGCAATGAACTCCAAGGCTTTCTTGTTCCTACTATGCAATGCTCTCtgcaaaaaaaattccaaacccTAGATTGAGATAATAAGCATGGATGTCGAAACAAGACAAGGGTAATACTGTAAAAGCACAACAACATGCCTGCTGATTGAACTGGAATGGAGAAACAACAGTGGAGGGTTTGAGAACGAATTTGGCCAATAATGCCCTCGGAAGCATCTTATCTGCTAAAAAACAAAGCAACAATGGGTATTCCTTTACAGCGTCTTCTAAGAAAtttggaaagaagaaaaagttagAGAAGAGATTGTGTACACAAATCGAAGGCTTAAGTGAAGATGTCGAAGAGAACACGTTCGAAGTGCGATTCAGGATTCACTCTGTCTCGTCAGGCGAACATAGGAGAAATCCGGCGAAGCCAATCGGCGTCACGGCGGCGCGACTCAGACGACGGCGGAGGTAAGGCGCAGAAGAGTCGAAGCATGAAGAAGTGAAGAAAGGGGATGCGCGGTGTGCAGTTTTTTCCAACCGGTCAAGATGTCCAAAACGGGTGGGTTCGAATGGGTTGACGGGTTAATCAAATGCCTTTCTAGTGGAGGGGAGGGGGAGAAGAAAGGAGAGGGGAAAACTAGGCATGGCAACGGGAAGGGTCGGGTCGGGTCGGGTTTTGTTTACCCCACCCCGCCCCCGACTCCCCATTTCTCTCTGGGCCCCCACCCTAGAAATCGACCGGGGTGTATATTTATACTCCATCCCTGTCTTTGATGGGTCGGGTTTTCCTCGTTCCGCCCCAATTTCATATTtcaatgtgttatatatattaataattagcgGTTCGGCTACGGGTTCGGGGTGGATATTAAGAATCTCATTCTCGATCCCAAACTCGAATTTGGTTATCGGGGAAAACTTGACCCCAACCCCGACCTCGATCAACTCCAATTTTCCCGTCAAAATCGGGATGGGTCTGGGGCGGGCCTCACAGGTTCGGACCCGTTGCCATGCCTAGAGAAAACGAAGTTTCCATTGTAAaactattcaaataataatagataaaatataatgttaaaataataaattaaatactatAAGTGTtacaatgattaaaataaatattgtaacataaaaatatataaaataataaaaaataaacataacatCTATCATTATCAATGTCTTGATTTATAacgttaaattaataaaataaatagtataataattaaattaagaatgttAGACTAACTATGATCTTAAAAGCtaaattttatactttaattatttaaccattaaaggagactgaatttttttatactttaattatttaaatatctaagttctaaaaaaatatttgataaataatcttttataaaattatttattagttttgtaactaaagttaaaattattttttatttcaaattatacaagaaagaaatacatgtgtttataacttttataaaaaaaaattcaagttttaaaatatttttttctcacaaacacaataaaatcaaacaacactcacaataaaaataaacaaacacatcaaatataataataacaaaagtcATCAAGTTTAAtaagaattatatataacatatttatgtttataatataatattattaataattaaatttataaataaataaataaataaatcttctAATAATACACAAAACATAGTTAGTCTATATATCATAACAattgatgaaaaattatataaaaataagatatatatatatatatatatatatatatatatatatatatatatgtgtgtgtgtgtgagttattttatactatttattttattaatttatttattatactatttattttattaatttaacattataaatcaagaaattaataatggtagatattaagtttatttttttatattttttattaatgtcttGTCCGCATTAGGATGGTTAGGATCTCAGAAAAGTCTTAAAGAGAGTCTTATAGTATGGTTTGTGTTAAAATcatgatatatttaatatttttataaaatattataacaggagctaaagaaaaaaaaaagtattaagtaTTCTCCACGCATGCACAAATCAAATCACATAGGCCATGTTTTCTATAACAGGAGTTATCTCAACTTCTTCCTTAGTGCATTCA
This window harbors:
- the LOC100817827 gene encoding uncharacterized protein, translated to MLPRALLAKFVLKPSTVVSPFQFNQQRALHSRNKKALEFIAKGWNALKEVDRVIDYSDPKHSGIVSLLRTAKENFELALEADNTNTHARYWLSRLHMKYPVPGANKAVGAALLVEAAEMGDPEAQYALGCHLRVENDYVQSDQQAFYYLEKAVDQLHPGALYLLGAVYLTGDCVKKDIASALWCFHRASEKGHAGAAIAYGSLLLKGVEVPESVIKFSLTRGAAAHRRGRNKGALAIDPVEMAREKFQIAAKAGCELGFKWLARLEEEEKRALTEEH